AAGTGATCCAGATATTCATGAAACGCCTCTTTTGTGAGCAAATAGGTCTCCGTAAGATTTAACGCGCCGGATGCGACCGCCATAGGATGTGAATTTGCCTTTTGCTGAATGATGTCATACTTCTGCTGGCTTCGGCGAAGGTAACTGCGCCCTTCTTCATTGATGAGCTGCACGCCCGGCCTGGTGTAGATGTTGCCGATGTATCTGCTGAACATTCCCAACATGAGTTTAGAAATTACCGGATCTAACTCCACGCCGGTAATGGACTTCGAACGGTATGGTAGCGCTTGCGCCACTTCTGCTCCCCCTCCCGGTCCGATGATCAACAGGTCTGGAGAAGTAACGAAATTGTACGGAACTTCAATGATTCGAAAAGGAAACTCGGGCGGGGTCCGATCGAATTTTTCCTTTGGTGGAATGCGCCGCATTCCGGACTGGTTCGTTCCGCCATCAATCCAGATGATGCCTCCCACGACGTCGATGCGCGCAGCAGGACTCCATTCGGTGTAGTATGAGTCGACGCGTTGAATCGATTCGGTAAATTGACGTTTCGGAGATTTTGTGGCCGTGGGAAAATAGTGTTCCGAACCGGGAATTAAGAACGCGTACAAAATGATCAGGAGCACCGGTAAAATGGCCTTCTTACGCGAACTCGCGAAGCCGAGCGCAGCAAGGCACGCAACAATGCCGCAAACAAGCACGGTGCCCGATCCTCCAAACCCGGGAAGCGTCAGAATGATCGCAAAGCAGCCGATCGCGGCGCCGGCCAAATCCGCAAAGTAAAGTTTGCTGACGTACGAATTGAAAGTGGCCAGCAGCCCACCTATGGACAACCCGCTGAAAAAGAAAGGCAGGGCAACAAGCAGATAGACCGTAGCAAGATAGAGGATCTGAATACGTTCTAAAAGCAGTGTTTCATACTTCAACGGGATCAAGAGAATCAGCCTGTAAGAAACAACAGTCGTAAAAGCAAACAGAATTGTTGATACATACAGCAAATGATCCGGGGATGTTCGTTTTACCCATTTTGATACCGATAAAAATACACCGCTGAGACCATAACCAAACAAAGCAGTGCTGATAATCAGGAAAGCAAAATGGTGATAGTAGATCACGGAGAAAATCTTGCTCAGCGAAATTTCCAACAAGAGCGTCGACGCAGCGATCAGGAAAATGTTGAGGTAAAACGCTTTTCTAAAATGAATCATGGCCACTCATTGTACTCGTAACCTTGTCTGATACAACCTTAGCAAAGTAGCGCGGGCGTCCCGCCGGCGAAAGCTGCGCAGACGAGACGTCCGCGCTACTTCGTTGATGAGCTTACTTGCGGACGAAACGAAGGCTGGAAATCTGAACACTGAACAAATCCTTTCGACTTTCTGATACCGGTTCGGCCCCATCAGGACAGCGAAACAACAACTTGTTCTCTCCCTTTGCAATTTTTACCGGGACCGAAACGGCTACGGCGTTTACCGGAACTTCTACGGTCGCGGCAAGCTCATCGTTCCAGAAGATTTGAGTGCTGCGAGAACGTCTCAGCGATTTCAAATTCATTTGAAATTCACCGGACATCTCTTCAGTTGACTCGACAAGAATCAAACCCTCATTGGACATCCACCGGCCAACTTCGTATCGTACAGGTTCGGAATCATAGAAATGTTCAATGAAAGTAACTTTCAAAACCGGCTCGTCACGTTCGTTCCGAATCATGACTTCGGAATCTTCCATTGAAACCTCTGACTGAATCTCATTCACTTTTACCAGCAACGCCTTACCATTCTGAAACAGGGTGCTGAAAAACGGAGGCACAAGTTGATACCGCGATTCTGAAACCGAGCTTTCGGCGGCGCTAACGAACAGGTACTGAATCCCTTCCTTCCGGGCCAAAGAATGAGCACGGGTACCGTTCCGGTGAAAAAGAGCCCAAACTACGTTTTCGCGGCGCGCCACTTCCTGTTCATCCACCTGAAATGCTTTTGCGTGAAATTTGTCCCCTACGTAAACCATGCGGTGAGCAAACGATGGAATCGGACTTACCAGTTCGGTCTCCCGGCTGATGCTGTAATACTGCACGACCGATTGGGGTTGCAGATTTTCGCGCATCCAGCCGTAAACCTCTGCATCCTCTTGAGGAATGACCGTCGTGAATCTTTGATTGTGAACATCTTGCGAATTGTAAACGTCCATAAATAAGGTGATACTCGCCGGGAGAATCAGGGGTAATACAATGGCTAAAATGATTCCAAACCGTTTTTCATAGCGCGCAAGAAACCCGGCAGTCAATAAAAGCAAGCAGACATTGCAGACATAGCCCAGTTTCAGTGTTACTTCTGAGCCGCCCATCCGGTTCTGCACAAACTGCATACAGAGGACGGATAACAGCAAATAAAAGACGCAAAAGCGAACTGGAAAATCACGCACGGAAAAAAGAATTCCTGAAACTCCTAAAAACAAAAGCGCTCCCCAATTTAGAAGTAAATATTGAGGCAAAGTTTGCCAGACAGTTGCAACCAAACCAAAAGACCATTCGCCTGCTCCCAGTTTGAACATATGAAGAAAAGGAAAATACACGAACAAAAACAGTGCCCCAACCAAACCGGTTAAAAGTAACTCCTTCGCTTTCGCACGCGGTTCCTTCAGAAATGCCAGAAGAAGAAAAAGAAGACTGCCAGCGATGAATACAGCACCTATGATCGCCGCAAATCCAAGCGTTGAAAAAATTAGCCCCATCAAAAAAAGCCTGGATCCCAAAGTCGTTTCCTCTTTCTTGTGCAGTAGAGCCATCAACATCACTGTAAGAACAAGTAGATGCTGAGGCGCATAAAGAAGCGCCCGAAACATCGTGTCAATTTGTGGCGTCCTCCAAAACCATCTCGTGATCGCATCAATATTTAGATCGCTGAAATGTCCGATCGGCAGGCTTTTACTGCGCAGATGATAAATTGCATAGAGTCCTTCGTAACTGCCTGCAAATAAAAACACCGTCAGCATGATCCCCAGCACCCTTTGTGAACGAATCAATTGCCGAAGTACAGCGAACAAGGAGGCAACAAACATCAGTGACCCGGCAAAAGTAAATTGAATCATCATGAATTCAGCGGGGTAGGTCGTAAATAGCTTGTTCCAATAAGCAGGCAAGACATAAAAAAACCAGTAGTAATGAAGGGTGGATCCGCTTAAATAGGGATTCAGCGGCGGAATCCCGGATTGCGATAATGTGCCCGTTATGCCCAGATGCTTAAAATAATCGGCGTTAAAATATGCGCGGAATGCATAACCTTCCGTGATCCTTGTTCCCACATGTAGCAGCGGCCAGGCTGTGACAGCGACGGCCGCCAGAAGCCAAATCATCAACAGGCAAAAATCGGAATTCTTCCAGCTTCCCACTGATTTTTTCAGCTCCGCGCGCCTTAAGAACAAAAAGGTAATTGCCAGGATCAAATAAATGATCAGCACAAACCGGTTGAAACCGTAAAAACGTGCGATCAAGGCAAGCAGCAACGAATGAACAATGTATCCAACTGGAAATGCGAACAACAGAGTAATGTGTCTATCTCGAAAGAGATAGCAGCTCATCCCCCAACCTGTCACAAGAAGCACGGTTAGAAGAAGTAACGAAGCCAGCGATTGAAGCAGGAAGCCGTGTATGCCCGAAATGAATACGATGGACAAAAACAGGACGGCGCCTAGCAAATAGTTCAATTTCAGCACGTCACTTTTATACCCCGGTATGGTCAGTGGATCAATTCCTTGAAACAAGTTCATTCCGGATCAAGTAGTCGTAGATTTTTCCCGCGGCAACTTTGTGGCCGGCTTCATTCCAATGCCCATCATATTCATAATGCAATGGGATTTTGTTTGTTTGATATTCCTCTTGTAACAGCGGTTCAAGACTTAAAAAACGAATACCGTTCCGTTGAGAAAAATGGGTTAAGACTTTTGAAGGATGATCGAAATCCCATTTGAATTTCGCCATGGCCGGGTAAGTCTTCAACAGGAGCTGCGTACCTTCCCGGCTCAGTTTGAACCTTTCATCAAAGAAGACCAGCAGGAAATCGCTTTGGCCCGAAACGGAAAGATCCCTCGTGTTTTTGATATGGTTCAGTGTCATCTTCCATGCTTGTTTCCAGATCGGCTCATAGTTTGCGGCGTAAACAAAATACTGCAATGGGATCTGCTCTTTATCCGGCAAAGAAGATCTGAAGAATCTGAATTTTAGATTCAAAAAGCTTTGGACAATTGCCGGAAATAGTTTTGAATGTTTCAGAATTTGGCTATCAGGCACATAAATCGGGGGCTGGTCGATTAGCGGCGAGAACTCACGAAACTTTTCAATTTGACGGTCCCGGCGCAGTCGGAGCGGGTTGAAATCGTCAACAATGTCGTTGGTTGGCAGGAATTCCATGATGACAAGATCAGGACGATATTTCATTCCCAACTTTTGGAGCCATAGATAATTTCGCCGTGGGCCGTTTCCGGATCTTCCGAGCGCAATCACTTCATATTTTCTACGAAACCCTCTAGCATTGAGTTTCTTTTCCAACATCTTGTGAAAGCTTTTCTCAAGAGGTACTTCCAGCGCTTCCACAAAAGAATCACCAAGTAAAACAATTCGAAAATGGTCCAAGGGATTCTCAAAAATATATTCCCGATCGTTGAATCCATAAGAATTCCAACGGCAAGGAACAGCGAATTCCTTAATCAATCCAGCATGTCCAAACCATGTGAATTCAGCGTTCGGCTTGTGGCGTACCGCTTGTGCAGCCCGCTCTTCTTCGCGGGTCACCAGCCTGCGCTCATCTCCAACTTGCCCGGAATAGTTCGACCAGAAGCGAACAACCACTTCGGCTAAAATCAATGATCCCGAAATACCAAACACGACCAATCCCATGCGGATTGCAACATTGCGCAATCGTAATGGAAAATTCATATGCGATATTCTAGCTCGCAAGTCCGCAATTGGGTATAATCAGCAGTCAAATAAAAAACAAAGTAGCGCGGACGTCCCGTTTGCGCTCGATCTCCGCGGGCGAGACGCCCGCGCTACTTTGAAGATTTGAAATGAAAGTATTGTTGCGGTTGTCACAAATTTTGTCTTTGATTTTACTCGCTATGCTTCCGGTGTCTTGTGACGAAGAATCTCCTACACAGGCTTTACCTCAAGCCTGTCAGGCGCAGGGAGTACACGCGATCGCGGTGCTGGACAAACAGCTTACTTGCATTCCAACAAATGCTTTTCAAGATGAAAATGAAATACTTGGGCCTCCTGATTTCAGTCAAACGGGGGAGGGAAAGCTGGAGTTGGACGGGATTCTTTCGCTTGGAGTCGAAGGGAACGTCACTCTCTATATGGGATCTTGTATTCAAGATCTTCCGGGAGCGGACATTCGGGTGTATCAGGCCGTTTCCACGGAGGCTGTTGGCGTATTTGTGAGCCAGAGTGAAAATGGTCCCTTTGTTAGTATTGGAGAACAAATCTGCAATCGCTTCTGCGACTTCGATCTTGCCGGAAGCGGTTTGAACAATATTCGGATTGTGAAGATTCAGGATCGGGAGCGCATTCAATTCCTGGATGCGACCTGTGACAATGCCGGTCCTAGTCCTGGAGCAGATATCGACGCAGTTGAGGTACTGCACTGAAAAGTGTGGTGGGTGGTGCGGACGACTCGTCCGCAAAAACAAACACCGTGCACTATCATCATCAGCGGGCGAGTCGCCCGCACCACATCGCTCTCTTCTTAATACTAGCTTTTTCCCTTTCCTGCAATTCTAGAAAGACAGTTGATCTTCTTACGCAGATTCAATTCTCCGAAAGGAAACCGGACACGGAAGTGCTCCTTTTTGCGACTCCGAAAGCGTCGGAGCTTCTTTCCTCCTGGTCTGAACCACAGAAGCAATCCGGCGGAAGATTAAGATGGACAACTTCTGCGACTCCTCAGATTTCGTGGAATCTGTCCGTTCCCGACCCGTCGTTTTTGCATCTACGCCTGCGTGCTATGGAAACGTTTCCGGTCGAAGTGTACGCAGGAAACACTCTGATCAGCCGTTTTACTGTTACACAAAGCACTGTCAAAGACGTCATACCGTTGCCGGAAGAAACGACTCAAGTGCAGCTAAAACTTCCTCCGGACAAAACACTCGGAGCTCATTCCGCCATCATTACTCGAAGCAGATCGGTAGCAGAATTCAGGAAACCAAAAGAATTTCCCGTTATTGAAAACCTGCGTGTAAAAGGTAAAGTTCGAAAAGCTCTGTTCTGTGAAACCGGCGGCTCCATAAACTTCTTTGAAACAATTTCGCCGGATACGGTGTTGGAATTCGGCTACTACTTCGTGCCTTTTCAAGCCGGGAGTGAGAATGAACATGCCAATTTTTCCATTTACATGACGGCAGAGAATGGATTGGAACTCAAGATTTTTGAAAAGGATGTTCACCAGGAAGTGCTACGGAACATTCGAATTCCGCTCGACTTCGTAAAACCGGCTATTTACAAATTGGAATTTCGATTGGCAAGAAACACAGCTTTCGGTTCCACTAAAACCGCGTGGATTGAACCTCGACTGCACACCACATCAGGAATCCGGAAGTTACCGAACGGTGCCACTGAGCTCCGAAAATCATTAAAGGACTCAAATATTGTTTTGATCGTACTCGATGCCGCTGCCCAAAAACACTTTGGATGTTACGGGTACAAACGGAACACAACACCTGTGATTGATGGCTTAGCAGCCCAAGGAGTACAGTTTCTGCGCGCTTACACCAATGCTGTTTATACATTGGCCTCTACCACAACACTTCTTACAGGTCAGGTGCCCCAACGGCATGGAATTCTTACTCATCAGAACAAACTTCCCGCCAACGCTTTTACCTTGCCTGAAACGATGCAGCGTTCCGGATACGAGACGGCTGTCTTCTTAGCTAACGGAAATGCTTCGGGATCCTTTGGCATGACACAAGGGTTCAAAACCGTCCGTGAGGTTTTCCGTGATAAAGGATATACTGGCCGTGGCGAAGAAATCACGCGCGCTTTTTCAAATTGGCTGGGGAAACATAACAACCGCAAGTTCTTCGCTTACCTACACTACCGTGAACCACATGATCCCTATAAACCGCCAGAAGAATGGATTCGAAAGTTTGCGAGCTCATCCTATACGGGAAAAATTGTTAACATCTTTGATCAACTCCGAATCAGAGCCGCTAGCTCCGCGTTTTCAGAAGCGGACC
Above is a window of bacterium DNA encoding:
- a CDS encoding DUF2298 domain-containing protein, which gives rise to MNLFQGIDPLTIPGYKSDVLKLNYLLGAVLFLSIVFISGIHGFLLQSLASLLLLTVLLVTGWGMSCYLFRDRHITLLFAFPVGYIVHSLLLALIARFYGFNRFVLIIYLILAITFLFLRRAELKKSVGSWKNSDFCLLMIWLLAAVAVTAWPLLHVGTRITEGYAFRAYFNADYFKHLGITGTLSQSGIPPLNPYLSGSTLHYYWFFYVLPAYWNKLFTTYPAEFMMIQFTFAGSLMFVASLFAVLRQLIRSQRVLGIMLTVFLFAGSYEGLYAIYHLRSKSLPIGHFSDLNIDAITRWFWRTPQIDTMFRALLYAPQHLLVLTVMLMALLHKKEETTLGSRLFLMGLIFSTLGFAAIIGAVFIAGSLLFLLLAFLKEPRAKAKELLLTGLVGALFLFVYFPFLHMFKLGAGEWSFGLVATVWQTLPQYLLLNWGALLFLGVSGILFSVRDFPVRFCVFYLLLSVLCMQFVQNRMGGSEVTLKLGYVCNVCLLLLTAGFLARYEKRFGIILAIVLPLILPASITLFMDVYNSQDVHNQRFTTVIPQEDAEVYGWMRENLQPQSVVQYYSISRETELVSPIPSFAHRMVYVGDKFHAKAFQVDEQEVARRENVVWALFHRNGTRAHSLARKEGIQYLFVSAAESSVSESRYQLVPPFFSTLFQNGKALLVKVNEIQSEVSMEDSEVMIRNERDEPVLKVTFIEHFYDSEPVRYEVGRWMSNEGLILVESTEEMSGEFQMNLKSLRRSRSTQIFWNDELAATVEVPVNAVAVSVPVKIAKGENKLLFRCPDGAEPVSESRKDLFSVQISSLRFVRK
- a CDS encoding SGNH/GDSL hydrolase family protein, which encodes MNFPLRLRNVAIRMGLVVFGISGSLILAEVVVRFWSNYSGQVGDERRLVTREEERAAQAVRHKPNAEFTWFGHAGLIKEFAVPCRWNSYGFNDREYIFENPLDHFRIVLLGDSFVEALEVPLEKSFHKMLEKKLNARGFRRKYEVIALGRSGNGPRRNYLWLQKLGMKYRPDLVIMEFLPTNDIVDDFNPLRLRRDRQIEKFREFSPLIDQPPIYVPDSQILKHSKLFPAIVQSFLNLKFRFFRSSLPDKEQIPLQYFVYAANYEPIWKQAWKMTLNHIKNTRDLSVSGQSDFLLVFFDERFKLSREGTQLLLKTYPAMAKFKWDFDHPSKVLTHFSQRNGIRFLSLEPLLQEEYQTNKIPLHYEYDGHWNEAGHKVAAGKIYDYLIRNELVSRN
- a CDS encoding sulfatase; protein product: MLLFATPKASELLSSWSEPQKQSGGRLRWTTSATPQISWNLSVPDPSFLHLRLRAMETFPVEVYAGNTLISRFTVTQSTVKDVIPLPEETTQVQLKLPPDKTLGAHSAIITRSRSVAEFRKPKEFPVIENLRVKGKVRKALFCETGGSINFFETISPDTVLEFGYYFVPFQAGSENEHANFSIYMTAENGLELKIFEKDVHQEVLRNIRIPLDFVKPAIYKLEFRLARNTAFGSTKTAWIEPRLHTTSGIRKLPNGATELRKSLKDSNIVLIVLDAAAQKHFGCYGYKRNTTPVIDGLAAQGVQFLRAYTNAVYTLASTTTLLTGQVPQRHGILTHQNKLPANAFTLPETMQRSGYETAVFLANGNASGSFGMTQGFKTVREVFRDKGYTGRGEEITRAFSNWLGKHNNRKFFAYLHYREPHDPYKPPEEWIRKFASSSYTGKIVNIFDQLRIRAASSAFSEADRDHVRALYDANLAYADSQVAEVLRSLQSLRIDHRTIVVVTSDHGEAFWEHGFLGHNRQVYEESARIPLVIKFPNNAGLSNRKVNFPVQTADLYVSLVDILGLSNRGIQTNGNSFVPYLKKGVPAAPKIVVHSSSKLLTALVLDDYKYVRNEKYRDELYNLRKDPFEQDNLINRELVRAGYLRKVLLMELDSKKAKPQKMETPQLDEAVRENLKALGYVEQ